The following are from one region of the Jeongeupia sp. USM3 genome:
- a CDS encoding methylated-DNA--[protein]-cysteine S-methyltransferase, which yields MKPTQTAARALATQSDPRWAAVLGRDRNATFYYSVATTGVYCKPSCGARPRPENVAFHASCDAAEAAGFRPCKRCRPRSRPEVLRHAIGESPLGAVLLAQSAQGVCAVLIGDEPAPLLDDLRRRFPTARIEAGDETTVAALAQVLAQVSQPQRAVALPLDARGTAFQQTVWQALRQIPPGETRSYAELARAIGAPASVRAVAGACAANPLAVVVPCHRVLRSDGGLSGYRWGVARKRALLAAEAGRTEART from the coding sequence ATGAAGCCGACCCAAACCGCCGCGCGCGCCCTGGCCACGCAGTCCGATCCGCGCTGGGCCGCCGTGCTCGGGCGCGACCGCAACGCAACGTTCTATTACTCGGTCGCGACGACCGGGGTGTACTGCAAGCCGTCGTGCGGCGCACGCCCCAGACCCGAGAACGTGGCCTTTCACGCCAGTTGCGATGCCGCCGAAGCCGCCGGATTCCGGCCGTGCAAGCGCTGCCGGCCGCGAAGCCGGCCGGAAGTGCTGCGCCATGCCATCGGCGAATCGCCGCTGGGCGCGGTGCTGCTGGCGCAAAGCGCACAGGGCGTGTGCGCGGTGCTGATCGGCGACGAGCCGGCGCCGTTGCTCGACGATCTACGGCGGCGTTTTCCAACTGCCCGGATCGAAGCCGGCGACGAAACGACGGTGGCGGCGCTCGCGCAGGTGCTGGCGCAGGTCAGCCAGCCGCAGCGCGCCGTTGCCTTGCCGCTCGACGCGCGCGGCACGGCATTCCAGCAGACGGTGTGGCAGGCGCTGCGGCAGATTCCGCCCGGCGAAACGCGCAGCTATGCCGAGCTGGCCCGGGCGATCGGTGCGCCGGCATCGGTCCGCGCGGTGGCCGGTGCGTGCGCCGCCAATCCGCTGGCCGTCGTGGTGCCGTGCCACCGGGTGCTGCGCAGCGACGGCGGGCTGTCGGGCTACCGCTGGGGTGTGGCGCGCAAGCGGGCGCTGCTGGCGGCAGAAGCGGGCAGGACGGAGGCGAGGACATGA
- a CDS encoding 2OG-Fe(II) oxygenase → MNAPLSAGPQLQGIDWDRVGADLDAQGWAMLPGLLSPADCMALAGLYAGDAGFRSRIVMERHGFGRGEYKYFAYPLPEPVAGLRAALYPQLAPVANRWNAAMGLDVRYPADHVDFIARCHKAGQCRPTPLLLQYGAGDYNCLHQDLYGEHVFPLQLAILLSEPGRDFDGGEFVLTEQRPRMQSRAEVVPLRQGDAVVFAVNQRPVQGTRGVYRVAMRHGVSRVRAGTRHTVGIIFHDAQ, encoded by the coding sequence ATGAATGCGCCGCTGTCGGCCGGGCCGCAACTGCAGGGCATCGACTGGGACCGGGTCGGCGCCGACCTCGATGCGCAAGGCTGGGCGATGCTGCCCGGCCTGCTGTCGCCGGCCGACTGCATGGCGCTGGCCGGCCTGTACGCCGGCGACGCGGGATTTCGCAGCCGCATCGTCATGGAACGGCACGGTTTCGGCCGCGGCGAGTACAAGTACTTCGCCTACCCGCTGCCCGAACCGGTGGCCGGACTGCGTGCCGCGCTGTACCCGCAGCTGGCACCGGTCGCCAACCGCTGGAACGCCGCGATGGGGCTGGACGTTCGCTACCCGGCCGACCATGTGGACTTCATCGCCCGTTGCCACAAGGCCGGCCAGTGCAGGCCGACGCCGCTGTTGCTGCAGTACGGCGCCGGCGACTACAACTGCCTGCATCAGGATCTGTACGGCGAGCACGTGTTTCCGCTGCAACTGGCGATCCTGCTGTCCGAGCCGGGGCGGGATTTCGACGGCGGCGAGTTCGTGCTGACCGAGCAGCGGCCGCGGATGCAGTCGCGCGCCGAGGTCGTGCCGCTGCGGCAGGGCGATGCGGTGGTGTTCGCCGTCAACCAGCGCCCGGTGCAGGGTACGCGCGGCGTCTACCGCGTTGCCATGCGTCATGGCGTCAGCCGGGTCCGCGCCGGGACGCGGCATACTGTCGGCATCATCTTCCACGATGCCCAATGA
- the alkB gene encoding DNA oxidative demethylase AlkB, whose product MTADLFADLFDEAPPDWREDLAPGAVVLRGFALPVVPALLAGIEAVTASAPFRHLLTPGGQTMSVAMSNTGSLGWVSDRRGYRYDAIDPQTGRPWPAMPAAFAQLALDAAREAGFDGFTPQACLINRYAIGARLSLHQDKDELDYDHPIVSVSLGLPAVFLFGGFERSDKQARIPIAHGDVVVWGGPSRLRYHGVQPVKPGVHPLLGDVRINLTFRKVR is encoded by the coding sequence ATGACCGCCGATCTGTTTGCTGATCTGTTTGACGAGGCCCCGCCCGACTGGCGCGAAGACCTTGCGCCGGGTGCCGTGGTGCTGCGCGGCTTTGCGCTGCCCGTAGTGCCGGCGCTGCTGGCCGGCATCGAAGCGGTCACCGCCAGCGCACCGTTCCGGCATCTGCTCACGCCGGGCGGGCAGACCATGTCGGTGGCGATGAGCAACACCGGCTCGCTCGGCTGGGTCAGCGACCGGCGCGGCTACCGCTACGATGCGATCGACCCGCAAACCGGCCGGCCATGGCCGGCGATGCCGGCGGCGTTCGCGCAACTGGCGCTGGACGCCGCGCGCGAAGCCGGTTTCGACGGCTTCACCCCCCAGGCCTGCCTGATCAACCGCTACGCGATCGGCGCCCGCCTGAGCCTGCATCAGGACAAGGACGAACTCGACTACGACCACCCGATCGTTTCGGTGTCACTGGGCCTGCCGGCGGTGTTCCTGTTCGGTGGCTTCGAGCGCAGCGACAAACAGGCGCGGATTCCGATCGCCCATGGCGACGTCGTTGTCTGGGGCGGGCCGTCGCGGCTGCGCTACCACGGCGTGCAGCCGGTCAAGCCGGGGGTGCATCCGCTGCTGGGCGATGTGCGGATCAATCTGACGTTCAGGAAGGTGCGCTGA
- a CDS encoding YkgJ family cysteine cluster protein — MTPHAQTIRFFRERIPSFECEPGCHDCCGPVTTSSEEMARLPRKTSAERDAALAELSCPHLGPRGCQVYTERPIICRLFGTTPRLACPRGRRPESMVDPKVEQQVYDFFAAVRHVLV; from the coding sequence ATGACCCCGCATGCCCAGACCATCCGCTTTTTCCGCGAACGCATTCCGTCCTTCGAATGCGAGCCGGGCTGCCACGATTGTTGCGGGCCGGTAACGACGTCGAGCGAGGAAATGGCCCGGCTGCCGCGCAAGACCTCCGCCGAGCGCGACGCGGCGCTGGCCGAACTCAGCTGCCCGCACCTCGGCCCCAGAGGCTGTCAGGTCTACACCGAGCGGCCGATCATCTGCCGGCTGTTCGGCACCACGCCCAGGCTCGCCTGTCCGCGCGGGCGGCGGCCGGAGTCGATGGTCGACCCAAAGGTCGAGCAGCAGGTGTACGACTTCTTTGCCGCGGTGCGGCACGTGCTGGTGTGA